The Nitrogeniibacter aestuarii genome has a window encoding:
- the dusB gene encoding tRNA dihydrouridine synthase DusB, which yields MDFAGFQLRNNLFVAPMAGVTDRPFRQLCKRMGAGLAVSEMVTSNNLLYATKKTQRRVDHAGETEPISVQIAGGDPQMMAEAARHNQANGAQIIDINMGCPAKKVCNKAAGSALMRDEVLVGQILEAVVSAVPDLPVTLKMRTGWDRDNRNAPRLAHIAQEAGIRALAIHGRTRADKYMGNAEYDTIASIKQQVRIPVIANGDIDSARKAAAVLEYTGADGVMIGRAAQGRPWIFREIEHFLATGEELPAPEVLEIRDICRSHLNDLYAFYGEWSGVRIARKHIGWYTKGLAGAQQFRQAMNVEETVEGQLAATDRFFDHLHRQGVQLQRQPSCYEELAA from the coding sequence ATGGATTTCGCCGGCTTCCAGCTGCGTAACAATCTGTTCGTCGCCCCCATGGCCGGGGTGACCGATCGACCGTTCCGGCAGTTGTGCAAGCGGATGGGCGCGGGACTGGCCGTCTCCGAGATGGTCACATCGAACAACCTTCTGTACGCCACCAAGAAGACGCAGCGACGCGTCGATCACGCGGGCGAAACCGAACCCATTTCGGTCCAGATTGCCGGCGGCGATCCGCAGATGATGGCCGAGGCGGCCAGACACAATCAGGCCAATGGCGCTCAGATCATCGACATCAACATGGGCTGTCCGGCCAAGAAGGTGTGCAACAAGGCCGCCGGCTCGGCGCTGATGCGCGACGAAGTGCTCGTCGGCCAGATCCTCGAGGCCGTCGTCAGCGCCGTGCCCGACCTCCCGGTGACACTCAAGATGCGCACCGGCTGGGACCGGGACAATCGCAACGCCCCCCGCCTGGCGCACATTGCCCAGGAGGCTGGCATTCGTGCCCTGGCCATTCATGGGCGCACTCGCGCCGACAAGTACATGGGCAATGCCGAATACGACACCATCGCGTCCATCAAGCAGCAAGTGCGCATCCCGGTCATCGCCAACGGCGACATCGACTCCGCCCGCAAGGCAGCGGCCGTGCTTGAGTACACTGGCGCAGATGGCGTCATGATCGGCCGGGCCGCTCAGGGCCGCCCGTGGATTTTCCGCGAAATCGAACACTTCCTGGCCACCGGCGAAGAGTTGCCGGCGCCCGAGGTGCTCGAGATCCGCGACATTTGCCGAAGTCATCTGAACGATCTCTACGCGTTTTACGGCGAGTGGTCGGGCGTGCGCATCGCGCGCAAGCATATCGGCTGGTACACCAAGGGTCTGGCAGGTGCCCAACAGTTTCGCCAGGCAATGAACGTCGAGGAGACGGTCGAAGGGCAACTGGCGGCAACAGACCGCTTCTTCGACCACCTGCACCGACAGGGCGTGCAACTGCAGCGTCAGCCGTCCTGTTACGAGGAACTGGCCGCATGA
- the purD gene encoding phosphoribosylamine--glycine ligase yields MKVLVIGGGGREHALAWRLAQSPKVNKVYVAPGNAGTAHEPLLENIAITDKDALVTFVKENDVAMTVVGPEAPLADGVVDTFRAAGLPIFGPTQKAAQLEASKDFCKQFLIRHKIPTAAYATFTDADEAHAYIDSQGAPIVIKADGLAAGKGVVVAMTLDEAHAAIDMMLRDAGMGSAGARVVIEEFMEGEEASFIVMADGKNALALATSQDHKRLKDNDEGPNTGGMGAYSPAPVVTPQVHAKVMREIIHPTLAGMAAEGSPYTGFLYAGLMIDADGNPRVVEFNCRMGDPETQPIMMRLKSDLSDLVDAAIKGTLDTAEAEWDRRIALGVVLAAEGYPADPRKGDVITGLPDASEDTHVFHAGTALKDGQVVTSGGRVLCVTALSDNVRTAQTRAYDIADRIQFSGKQYRRDIGHRAVKR; encoded by the coding sequence ATGAAAGTACTCGTCATTGGCGGCGGCGGTCGCGAACATGCTCTGGCCTGGCGCCTCGCCCAGTCCCCTAAGGTCAACAAAGTGTATGTGGCCCCGGGCAACGCCGGGACCGCCCATGAGCCCCTGCTCGAAAACATTGCCATCACGGACAAGGACGCACTCGTTACCTTCGTGAAGGAAAACGATGTGGCCATGACCGTGGTCGGCCCGGAAGCCCCGCTGGCCGACGGGGTGGTGGACACCTTCCGCGCCGCAGGCTTGCCGATCTTCGGTCCGACGCAGAAAGCGGCCCAACTCGAAGCATCCAAGGACTTCTGCAAGCAGTTCCTGATACGTCACAAGATCCCCACCGCCGCCTACGCCACCTTCACCGACGCTGACGAGGCGCACGCCTACATCGATTCGCAAGGCGCCCCCATCGTCATCAAGGCGGACGGCCTCGCGGCCGGCAAAGGTGTGGTCGTGGCGATGACGCTCGACGAGGCCCATGCAGCCATCGACATGATGCTGCGTGACGCCGGCATGGGCTCGGCGGGTGCACGCGTGGTGATCGAAGAATTCATGGAAGGCGAAGAGGCCAGCTTCATCGTCATGGCCGATGGCAAGAATGCCCTTGCCCTGGCCACCAGCCAGGACCACAAGCGCCTCAAGGACAACGACGAAGGCCCGAATACCGGCGGCATGGGTGCCTACTCCCCCGCCCCGGTGGTCACGCCTCAGGTGCACGCCAAGGTCATGCGCGAAATCATCCACCCGACCCTGGCGGGCATGGCAGCCGAGGGCTCGCCCTATACCGGCTTTCTGTACGCGGGCCTGATGATCGACGCCGACGGCAACCCGCGCGTGGTGGAATTCAACTGCCGCATGGGCGATCCGGAAACCCAGCCGATCATGATGCGCCTCAAGTCCGACCTGAGCGATCTCGTGGACGCGGCCATCAAGGGCACCCTCGACACCGCCGAGGCCGAATGGGATCGCCGCATCGCGCTGGGCGTGGTGCTGGCCGCCGAGGGCTACCCGGCTGACCCCCGCAAGGGCGACGTGATCACCGGCCTGCCGGACGCATCCGAAGACACCCACGTCTTCCACGCTGGCACCGCACTCAAGGACGGTCAGGTGGTCACCAGCGGCGGACGGGTGCTGTGCGTGACCGCCCTGTCGGACAACGTGCGCACGGCACAGACGCGCGCTTACGATATCGCCGACCGAATCCAGTTTTCGGGCAAACAGTATCGTCGCGACATCGGCCACCGCGCGGTCAAGCGATAA
- the pepP gene encoding Xaa-Pro aminopeptidase has protein sequence MTHPYAPFIARRQRLLDHIQQTGGGVAIIPTAPEVVRNRDAHFPFRPDSYFHYLTGFPEPEAVLVLVGGDNPRSILFCREKNEEREIWDGYRWGPEAATAQFGVNEAHAIAYFDEKIVELLADQPTIHFAMGHDAAWDKRIIDALGRVREKTRAGITAPGAIADIHAVLDEMRLIKDDFEQNIMRKAAQISAGAHRRAMRASAPDRFEYEIEAELLHAFRSAGSPFPAYSSIVASGPNACVLHYVTNDRRMRDGELLLIDAGCELDGYASDITRTFPVNGTFSGAQRDIYNLVLDAQRAAAEATRPGALWNDPHDAAVAVLAQGMVDLGLLKGSVDEVIEKGDYRRFYMHRTGHWLGMDVHDAGEYKVHGDWRELEPGMVLTIEPGCYIRPADDVPEAFWNIGVRIEDDALVTPEGCELITADAPKTIDDIEALMRDTA, from the coding sequence TTGACTCACCCCTACGCCCCTTTCATAGCGCGTCGCCAGCGCCTGCTCGACCATATTCAACAGACCGGCGGCGGCGTCGCCATCATCCCGACGGCACCCGAAGTGGTGCGCAATCGAGACGCTCACTTCCCGTTCAGGCCTGACAGCTACTTTCACTACCTCACCGGCTTTCCTGAGCCGGAGGCCGTTCTCGTGCTGGTCGGCGGCGACAACCCGCGCAGCATTCTGTTCTGCCGCGAAAAGAACGAAGAGCGTGAGATCTGGGACGGTTATCGCTGGGGGCCAGAGGCTGCCACGGCCCAGTTCGGTGTGAACGAAGCCCACGCCATTGCATATTTCGACGAAAAGATCGTCGAGTTGCTGGCGGATCAACCGACCATCCATTTCGCCATGGGTCACGATGCCGCATGGGACAAACGCATCATCGATGCGCTCGGCCGCGTGCGCGAGAAGACGCGCGCCGGCATCACGGCACCCGGCGCCATTGCCGACATTCATGCCGTGCTCGACGAAATGCGCCTGATCAAGGACGACTTTGAGCAGAACATCATGCGCAAGGCCGCGCAGATTTCGGCCGGTGCCCATCGGCGTGCCATGCGCGCCAGTGCGCCGGATCGCTTCGAATACGAGATCGAAGCCGAACTCCTGCATGCATTCAGATCGGCGGGTTCTCCGTTTCCCGCCTATTCATCCATCGTTGCCAGCGGTCCCAATGCCTGCGTGCTGCACTACGTGACCAACGACCGGCGAATGCGTGACGGAGAGCTGCTGCTGATCGACGCCGGTTGCGAACTCGACGGCTACGCCTCTGACATCACGCGCACGTTCCCGGTCAACGGCACCTTCAGCGGCGCCCAGCGCGACATCTACAACCTGGTGCTCGACGCTCAGCGCGCCGCAGCCGAAGCAACCCGCCCCGGAGCCCTCTGGAACGACCCTCATGATGCAGCGGTGGCGGTGCTCGCCCAAGGCATGGTCGACCTCGGCCTGCTCAAGGGCAGCGTTGACGAAGTGATCGAAAAAGGCGACTACCGCCGCTTCTATATGCACCGTACCGGTCACTGGCTGGGCATGGATGTTCACGACGCGGGTGAATACAAAGTCCACGGCGACTGGCGCGAACTCGAACCGGGCATGGTGCTCACCATCGAACCCGGTTGCTACATCCGACCCGCCGACGATGTGCCCGAGGCCTTCTGGAACATCGGGGTTCGCATTGAAGACGACGCACTGGTCACCCCTGAAGGCTGCGAGCTGATCACGGCCGACGCCCCCAAAACCATCGACGACATTGAAGCGCTGATGCGCGACACGGCATGA
- a CDS encoding FAD-dependent monooxygenase — MTKSDIAIVGAGPVGMALALALKDGPHSVTLLDARERGAARQDPRVLALSHGTRLTLERLGVWKDLPTTPIRHIHVSQQGGGGRTVIEEDDYGVDGLGHVVRAGDLAAALDNAIRTAGIKLLDHTRAEIDRHLPGRVRIEREGVTDILESRLAACAEGGMRADDPEIEIREYDQHALICMATPSRAHGSTAYERFTGTGPIALLPCGTDFAVVHTASPEHADALLALDDTAYLAELQKSFGYRVRLQGVSQRERFPLQLRVRRHPADERLVWLGNAAQTLHPVAGQGFNLALRDVWSLSEHLLESDDPGDQHVLDAYLRSRRTDRRSTVGFTDALVRVFSNDIGPLRHLRGLGLTALDLAPPLRHFVAKRMMFGARAWP, encoded by the coding sequence ATGACGAAATCGGATATTGCCATCGTTGGCGCCGGCCCGGTGGGCATGGCCCTGGCGCTTGCCCTCAAAGATGGACCGCACTCGGTCACCTTGCTGGACGCCCGCGAACGGGGTGCCGCCCGCCAAGATCCGCGCGTGCTGGCCTTGTCTCACGGCACCCGCCTCACGCTTGAACGACTGGGCGTCTGGAAAGACCTGCCCACCACCCCGATCCGCCACATCCATGTATCGCAGCAAGGCGGCGGCGGGCGCACGGTCATTGAAGAGGATGACTACGGGGTCGACGGATTGGGCCACGTGGTGCGGGCCGGGGATCTGGCTGCCGCACTGGACAACGCGATCCGAACCGCAGGCATCAAGCTCCTTGATCACACCCGGGCCGAGATCGACAGGCATCTGCCGGGCCGGGTCAGGATCGAGCGCGAGGGCGTGACCGACATCCTCGAGTCTCGCCTGGCCGCCTGCGCCGAAGGCGGCATGCGCGCCGACGACCCCGAGATTGAAATACGCGAATACGATCAACATGCGCTCATCTGCATGGCCACCCCGAGCCGTGCGCATGGCAGCACTGCCTATGAGCGATTCACCGGCACCGGCCCCATCGCCCTGCTGCCATGCGGCACCGACTTTGCCGTCGTGCACACGGCCAGCCCGGAGCACGCCGACGCCTTGCTGGCGCTCGACGACACCGCCTACCTCGCCGAACTCCAGAAGTCATTCGGGTATCGAGTGCGGCTTCAGGGGGTGAGTCAGCGCGAACGCTTTCCATTGCAATTACGCGTGCGCCGTCATCCGGCCGACGAACGGCTGGTCTGGCTCGGCAACGCCGCTCAGACACTCCATCCCGTGGCCGGCCAGGGCTTCAATCTTGCACTGCGTGACGTCTGGTCCCTGAGCGAACATCTGCTCGAATCCGACGACCCCGGCGACCAGCACGTGCTTGACGCCTACCTGCGCTCTCGACGGACCGATCGGCGCAGCACCGTGGGCTTTACCGACGCCCTGGTACGTGTCTTCAGCAATGACATCGGCCCCTTGCGCCACCTGCGCGGACTCGGGCTTACCGCCCTTGATCTGGCACCGCCGCTGCGCCATTTCGTGGCCAAACGCATGATGTTCGGCGCACGCGCCTGGCCCTGA
- a CDS encoding aminoglycoside phosphotransferase family protein yields MQRLDQLQQWLESRFPGRRIELTPASADASFRRYFRAHIKGEPETRIVMDAPPDKEDTGPFIHVSELFGQAGAQVPHVLDRNIEAGFLLLTDLGDTTYLSALNAETAHALYADALGSLVCIQRASTPDALPEYSREKLLTEMQLFPAWYLSTHKQIELNETERKLLDKTFDKILEVNLAEPKVFVHRDFHSRNLMVTSHGAGVLDFQDAVYGPMSYDLVSLFKDAYIDWDEAFVLDMLARYWETARQIGLPVREDFADFHRDFEWMGVQRHLKVLGIFARLYHRDGKDGYLADMPRVMNYLRKACERYGELKPILRLIDRSDPIETSVGYTF; encoded by the coding sequence GTGCAAAGACTCGACCAATTGCAGCAGTGGCTTGAAAGCCGTTTTCCTGGCCGCCGGATCGAGCTCACGCCCGCCTCGGCCGATGCCAGCTTCCGTCGCTATTTTCGCGCGCACATCAAGGGGGAACCCGAGACCCGGATCGTCATGGACGCGCCACCGGACAAGGAAGATACGGGGCCCTTCATCCATGTGAGCGAACTGTTCGGCCAAGCGGGGGCCCAGGTGCCGCACGTGCTCGATCGTAATATCGAAGCGGGCTTCCTCCTGCTGACAGACCTGGGGGACACCACTTACCTGTCGGCGCTCAACGCGGAAACGGCACACGCCCTTTACGCCGATGCGCTGGGCAGCCTGGTCTGCATCCAGCGTGCCAGCACGCCCGACGCCCTGCCGGAATACAGTCGCGAAAAGCTGCTTACCGAAATGCAGCTGTTCCCGGCGTGGTACCTGTCCACGCACAAGCAGATCGAGCTGAACGAGACCGAACGCAAGCTGCTGGACAAGACCTTCGACAAAATCCTCGAGGTCAATCTGGCCGAGCCCAAGGTCTTCGTACACCGGGACTTTCACAGTCGGAATCTCATGGTCACCAGCCACGGCGCTGGCGTGCTCGACTTTCAGGACGCCGTCTACGGCCCCATGAGCTACGATCTGGTTTCGCTCTTCAAAGACGCCTACATCGACTGGGACGAAGCCTTCGTGCTCGACATGCTGGCCCGCTACTGGGAGACCGCCCGCCAGATCGGTCTGCCCGTGCGCGAGGATTTTGCCGACTTCCATCGCGATTTCGAATGGATGGGCGTCCAGCGCCATCTCAAGGTGCTCGGCATTTTTGCCCGCCTGTACCATCGCGATGGCAAGGACGGTTATCTGGCCGACATGCCGCGGGTGATGAATTACCTCCGCAAGGCCTGCGAGCGCTATGGCGAACTCAAACCCATTCTCAGGTTGATCGACCGATCCGATCCGATCGAGACCAGCGTGGGTTACACCTTCTGA
- the purH gene encoding bifunctional phosphoribosylaminoimidazolecarboxamide formyltransferase/IMP cyclohydrolase gives MHMTQALLSVSDKTGIEAFARELNALGVKLLSTGGTAKLLRDAGLPVTDVSDYTGFPEMLDGRVKTLHPKVHGGILARRDLPEHLSTIAEHGIDRIDLVVVNLYPFSQTVAKPDCSLEDAIENIDIGGPTMVRAAAKNHGDEAGGVGIVTDPADYDKVIEELKANGSALSYRTRFELAVKAFTHTARYDSAISNYLTSLTESGERQAYPERLQVAFDKVQDLRYGENPHQNAAFYREPNAPAGGVAGYTQLQGKELSYNNIADADAAWECVKAFETTACVIIKHANPCGVAMGTTPLEAYKKAFTTDPTSAFGGIIAFNCEVDVTAAEAVSAQFLEVLIAPSYSAEALALLAAKKNVRVLTCPLGTIEGALDYKRVGGGLLVQSADTALIAVADLKVVTQRAPTEQEMGDLLFAWRVAKYVKSNAIVYCKDGMTVGVGAGQMSRVDSARIAKIKAENAQLSIAGTVVASDAFFPFRDGLDVLAEAGATAVIQPGGSMRDEEVITAANEHGLAMVFTGFRHFRH, from the coding sequence ATGCACATGACTCAAGCTCTTCTCAGCGTATCCGACAAGACCGGCATTGAAGCCTTCGCCCGCGAACTGAACGCCCTAGGCGTCAAGCTGCTGTCCACCGGCGGCACCGCCAAGCTGCTACGCGACGCCGGCCTGCCGGTGACCGATGTTTCCGACTACACCGGCTTTCCCGAAATGCTCGACGGCCGCGTCAAGACCCTGCACCCGAAAGTGCACGGCGGCATTCTTGCCCGTCGCGACCTGCCCGAACACCTGAGCACAATCGCTGAGCACGGCATCGACCGTATCGACCTGGTGGTGGTGAACCTGTATCCGTTCAGCCAGACCGTGGCCAAGCCCGACTGCTCGCTCGAAGACGCCATCGAAAACATCGACATCGGCGGTCCGACCATGGTCCGTGCCGCAGCCAAGAATCACGGCGACGAAGCCGGCGGCGTGGGCATCGTCACTGATCCTGCGGATTACGACAAGGTGATCGAAGAGCTCAAGGCCAACGGCAGCGCCCTGTCCTATCGCACCCGCTTCGAGCTGGCCGTGAAGGCCTTTACCCACACCGCCCGCTACGACAGCGCCATTTCCAACTACCTCACCTCGCTCACGGAATCCGGCGAACGCCAGGCCTATCCGGAGCGCCTGCAGGTGGCCTTCGACAAGGTTCAGGATCTGCGCTACGGCGAGAACCCGCACCAGAATGCGGCCTTCTACCGTGAGCCCAACGCCCCGGCGGGCGGCGTTGCCGGCTACACCCAGCTGCAAGGCAAGGAACTGTCGTACAACAACATCGCCGACGCCGATGCCGCCTGGGAATGCGTGAAAGCCTTCGAAACCACCGCTTGCGTCATCATCAAGCACGCGAATCCCTGTGGCGTGGCCATGGGCACGACCCCGCTTGAAGCGTACAAGAAAGCCTTCACCACCGACCCCACCTCGGCCTTCGGCGGCATCATTGCCTTCAACTGCGAAGTGGATGTAACCGCGGCCGAAGCCGTGAGCGCCCAGTTCCTGGAAGTGCTCATTGCCCCGTCCTACTCGGCCGAAGCGCTGGCCCTGCTCGCCGCCAAGAAGAACGTGCGCGTGCTGACCTGTCCGCTGGGCACCATCGAAGGCGCGCTCGACTACAAACGCGTCGGCGGTGGCCTGTTGGTCCAGTCGGCAGACACCGCACTTATCGCCGTGGCCGATCTCAAGGTCGTGACCCAGCGTGCGCCCACGGAACAGGAAATGGGTGACCTCCTGTTCGCCTGGCGCGTCGCTAAATACGTGAAGTCCAACGCCATCGTCTACTGCAAGGACGGCATGACGGTGGGCGTCGGTGCCGGCCAGATGAGCCGTGTGGACTCCGCTCGCATTGCCAAGATCAAGGCAGAAAATGCCCAGCTGTCCATCGCGGGCACGGTCGTGGCCTCCGATGCCTTCTTCCCCTTCCGCGACGGCCTCGACGTGCTGGCTGAAGCAGGTGCCACTGCGGTCATTCAGCCCGGCGGCTCCATGCGCGACGAAGAAGTGATCACGGCGGCAAACGAGCACGGTCTTGCCATGGTATTCACCGGTTTCCGCCACTTCCGTCACTGA
- the murU gene encoding N-acetylmuramate alpha-1-phosphate uridylyltransferase MurU gives MILAAGRGERMRPLTDTCPKPLLEAGGEPLIGHHLKRLQRAGITDVVINHAHLGHLIEARLGDGTAYGLSIAYSPESQALETAGGIRTALPLLGHDPFIVINGDVFADVDLADLCLRARTLSARGDLAHLVLVNNPPHHPAGDFHLAGARVSSTGQPMLTFSGIGAYHPDLFAGLNANERAPLGPLLRKAMTEGRISGQHHTGRWMDIGTPERLAELDRQLRENA, from the coding sequence ATGATTCTGGCCGCCGGCCGGGGTGAGCGCATGCGACCGCTCACCGACACCTGCCCCAAACCGCTGCTGGAAGCCGGTGGCGAGCCCCTGATCGGTCACCACCTCAAGCGCCTGCAACGCGCCGGCATCACCGACGTGGTGATCAACCATGCCCACCTCGGCCACCTGATCGAAGCGCGGCTGGGCGACGGCACGGCCTACGGCCTTTCGATTGCGTACTCACCCGAATCACAAGCGCTCGAAACAGCGGGCGGTATTCGAACGGCCCTCCCCCTGCTCGGACACGATCCGTTCATCGTCATCAATGGCGACGTGTTCGCCGATGTCGATCTTGCCGACCTGTGCTTGCGTGCCCGGACACTGTCAGCTCGCGGGGATCTTGCCCATCTGGTGCTGGTGAACAATCCGCCACACCATCCCGCGGGGGACTTCCATCTGGCGGGCGCACGTGTGTCGAGCACAGGGCAACCCATGCTGACATTCTCCGGTATCGGCGCTTACCATCCGGACCTGTTCGCCGGGCTCAACGCCAACGAGCGCGCGCCTCTCGGCCCCTTGCTGCGCAAGGCCATGACCGAGGGCAGGATCAGTGGCCAGCACCACACCGGCCGGTGGATGGACATCGGCACCCCCGAACGGCTGGCCGAACTCGATCGGCAGCTTCGCGAGAACGCCTGA
- a CDS encoding helix-turn-helix domain-containing protein, translated as MSQKNEIACAVTRTLDQYFKDLEGEQPAALHDMVMRSAERPMLEFVLAQTEGNQTLAAQMLGINRNTLRRKLAEYDLI; from the coding sequence ATGAGCCAAAAGAACGAAATTGCCTGTGCGGTCACCCGCACACTCGATCAGTACTTCAAGGATCTGGAGGGCGAACAGCCCGCAGCGCTTCACGACATGGTGATGCGCAGCGCCGAGCGCCCCATGCTCGAGTTCGTGCTCGCCCAGACCGAGGGCAACCAGACCCTGGCCGCGCAGATGCTGGGCATCAATCGCAACACCCTGCGTCGCAAACTGGCCGAATACGACCTCATCTAA